A genomic region of Cloacibacillus sp. contains the following coding sequences:
- a CDS encoding amidohydrolase family protein, translating into MAKPQEDRTPKTLEERGYHIIDVHAHPFVKGGYPPAMKAMLASRKYTQPNWTGKSGKGTLEDLYAEFDETAKEVMANDALAHGVKMQPVGWDASSGMGEPPTSNDFVYGLWQEFPDAFFGAWGSVDPWQGQKALHEAERAITELKLIGLKFQQCTQKFRVNDRRFYPLWDLCQQLGAPVQFHIGYTGMGSGAPGGDGLYSMSYCQPLDVDEVAADFPHLKIIALHVGEPWPEVINHVAMHKANVMRETSGMWPKYFPQCMTYDMNRRLQDKFIFGSEWGVFKLSEILKQWEELDLRPGVIEKVMYKNALNFLGERFEKCGLDLSPWKGSI; encoded by the coding sequence ATGGCCAAACCGCAGGAAGACAGAACCCCTAAAACTCTTGAAGAAAGAGGTTATCATATTATAGACGTCCACGCACATCCCTTTGTTAAGGGTGGATATCCGCCCGCAATGAAGGCCATGTTGGCCTCAAGAAAATACACCCAGCCAAATTGGACAGGTAAGTCTGGAAAGGGCACACTTGAAGATTTGTACGCGGAGTTTGATGAGACTGCAAAAGAAGTAATGGCAAATGACGCCCTTGCTCATGGCGTTAAAATGCAACCGGTCGGCTGGGACGCGTCAAGCGGCATGGGTGAGCCGCCAACCAGCAATGATTTTGTCTACGGTTTGTGGCAGGAGTTTCCAGACGCGTTTTTCGGCGCTTGGGGCTCGGTTGATCCGTGGCAGGGACAGAAGGCCCTTCATGAGGCGGAAAGAGCTATCACAGAGCTGAAGCTGATTGGTTTGAAATTCCAGCAGTGCACGCAGAAATTCCGCGTCAATGACAGACGGTTCTATCCTTTGTGGGATCTGTGTCAGCAGCTTGGAGCGCCGGTCCAGTTCCATATCGGCTATACTGGAATGGGCAGTGGAGCTCCCGGAGGCGACGGGCTTTACAGTATGTCCTATTGCCAGCCTCTTGACGTTGATGAAGTCGCCGCAGACTTCCCGCACCTGAAGATCATAGCTCTGCATGTTGGAGAACCTTGGCCGGAAGTTATCAACCATGTCGCAATGCACAAGGCGAACGTGATGCGCGAAACTTCCGGCATGTGGCCCAAATATTTCCCACAGTGCATGACGTACGATATGAACAGACGTCTGCAGGATAAATTTATCTTCGGTTCTGAGTGGGGAGTGTTCAAGCTCAGCGAGATATTGAAACAGTGGGAAGAATTGGATCTAAGGCCGGGCGTCATAGAAAAGGTCATGTATAAGAACGCTCTGAACTTCCTTGGAGAAAGGTTTGAGAAGTGCGGGCTGGATCTTAGTCCCTGGAAAGGATCAATCTGA
- a CDS encoding enoyl-CoA hydratase-related protein: MDFQDILYEKYNDRAKITINRPDQMNMFTNHTLSEIITALQSAWTDREVGAVILTAAGSRAFTIGGVPCDVSADAHPVEKLPMPSLFAQLLHTIRTIPKPVIAAVNGYAIGGGHVIQVVCDLTIAAASAKFGQVGPKVGSFDAGYGSAYLSRIVGEKKAREFWYLCKKYTAEECLQMGLINAVVAPEKLMEETDKWVDAIVKSSPTSLAALKMSFNADSASVWGIQSMAGVALNMYFNTDEAKECGRAFGEKRDPDVAQYR, translated from the coding sequence ATGGATTTTCAGGATATCCTGTATGAAAAATATAATGACCGGGCAAAAATAACCATCAACAGACCTGATCAGATGAATATGTTCACTAATCACACCTTGAGTGAAATAATAACAGCGCTTCAGAGCGCGTGGACGGATAGGGAAGTAGGTGCTGTCATCCTTACTGCGGCTGGAAGTCGCGCGTTTACAATTGGAGGCGTTCCATGCGACGTCTCCGCTGACGCCCATCCTGTTGAAAAGCTGCCGATGCCAAGTCTGTTCGCTCAGCTTCTGCATACCATCCGTACCATTCCAAAACCGGTCATAGCCGCCGTCAACGGGTATGCTATCGGCGGCGGTCACGTCATACAGGTGGTGTGCGATCTTACTATAGCCGCCGCCTCCGCAAAGTTCGGCCAGGTCGGCCCCAAGGTCGGAAGTTTTGACGCCGGATACGGCAGCGCATATCTCTCGCGTATCGTCGGTGAGAAGAAGGCAAGAGAATTCTGGTACTTGTGTAAGAAATATACCGCGGAGGAATGTTTGCAGATGGGGCTTATCAATGCCGTAGTCGCGCCGGAAAAGCTGATGGAGGAGACTGACAAATGGGTCGACGCCATTGTCAAATCCAGCCCGACATCTCTTGCTGCGCTGAAAATGTCATTCAACGCGGACTCTGCGTCTGTCTGGGGCATCCAGTCCATGGCTGGCGTTGCGCTAAATATGTATTTTAATACTGATGAAGCGAAGGAATGCGGCAGAGCGTTTGGCGAAAAAAGAGATCCTGATGTCGCCCAATACCGTTGA
- a CDS encoding thiolase family protein, which produces MEKVVIISAVRTPFDKFGGLMKGENTVSLGSFVVKEAMERAALDPSDVEETYIGINMPTANRSIARQISLAAGMPPEANSTTVDRACCSSMVAIAMAKRAIEVGDAKVAIGGGSENMSNVPYFVEDLRWGKRLGDITLKDIMVVSCPYTGEPRAKQAGEVALQYGISREMQDEWAYRSQMLYQEAFKTGKFSDEIKPYTISTKKGDVIISEDQSPRADTTLEGLAKLKTVNQSPTVTAGNAPGLNTGASALVLMSESEAVRRGLKPLATIVAHAQASGHPKYIATIPAFAAQKALAKANMTIEQMDVIEINEAFAVMPLASTILLGEEDPAKVEAIRAKTNINGGAIAIGHPTGATGGRLVMTMAYELQRRGGGYGICTICGGVGESEAFIIKV; this is translated from the coding sequence ATGGAAAAAGTAGTAATCATATCAGCGGTACGCACGCCGTTCGATAAATTCGGCGGCCTTATGAAGGGCGAAAACACCGTTTCACTTGGATCATTCGTAGTCAAAGAGGCGATGGAAAGAGCCGCGCTCGACCCGTCAGATGTGGAGGAGACCTATATCGGCATAAACATGCCGACGGCAAACCGTTCTATAGCGCGTCAAATATCGCTTGCCGCAGGTATGCCGCCTGAAGCTAATTCTACGACTGTAGATCGCGCCTGCTGCTCGTCCATGGTAGCTATAGCAATGGCGAAGCGCGCTATAGAAGTTGGAGATGCAAAGGTCGCGATAGGCGGCGGCTCGGAAAACATGAGCAATGTCCCTTATTTTGTAGAAGACCTTAGATGGGGCAAACGCCTTGGCGACATCACCCTCAAAGATATAATGGTCGTTTCGTGCCCCTACACCGGCGAACCTCGTGCTAAACAGGCCGGAGAGGTCGCCCTTCAGTACGGCATCAGCCGTGAGATGCAGGACGAATGGGCCTATCGCAGCCAGATGCTTTATCAGGAGGCCTTCAAAACCGGAAAATTTAGCGATGAGATAAAACCTTACACGATTTCTACAAAAAAAGGAGATGTCATCATCTCCGAAGATCAGTCGCCGCGTGCAGACACTACGCTTGAGGGGCTTGCGAAGCTCAAGACAGTCAATCAAAGCCCGACCGTCACGGCAGGCAACGCCCCAGGACTCAACACGGGAGCAAGCGCGCTCGTGCTGATGAGTGAGAGCGAAGCGGTCAGACGCGGACTTAAGCCGCTTGCGACAATCGTAGCGCACGCCCAGGCCTCGGGACATCCGAAATACATTGCGACGATACCGGCCTTTGCCGCGCAGAAGGCGCTTGCCAAGGCGAATATGACCATCGAACAGATGGACGTCATCGAGATCAACGAGGCCTTCGCCGTAATGCCTCTCGCCTCCACGATACTTCTTGGAGAAGAAGACCCGGCTAAGGTCGAAGCTATTCGCGCCAAGACCAATATCAACGGCGGCGCGATCGCCATCGGACATCCTACCGGCGCTACAGGCGGACGTCTCGTGATGACCATGGCCTATGAGCTACAGCGTCGCGGCGGAGGCTATGGCATCTGCACCATCTGCGGCGGCGTCGGCGAAAGCGAAGCCTTCATCATCAAAGTCTAA
- a CDS encoding CoA transferase — protein sequence MKGILDGVKVLGIEQQVAGPTCTMMLADQGADVIKIERPGSGDTAREMAPMLKNEKGDKQSGYFARFNRGKKSVTVDMQSPEGQAVLWDLIKDTEIIIENVKPGLMDKLGFTYEKIKEINPGVIYVAISGFGRSKKYEGPYAKRLAYDIIAQAMAGLMHTCGGDAEGPPTWLGFALGDSGTGVYAAYAAMLGYINKLRTGRGEYFDVSMYDCMVALAERSHNVHAFTGNVVTRGPDKLIAPWGPFKCKDGYVAIIVPTESMWKKFLTAIGHTELLENPDIQSGPGRGAYMETLIRPVINEWLSDKSKVEACEIFMEQGLPCGPVQNSKDVANDEHTKKRQMLVKIPDPIVGELTVVGCPIKMEEHEAAYSSLPNLGADTDDVLGSIGYSKEKIADLHARGVI from the coding sequence ATGAAAGGGATCTTAGACGGAGTAAAAGTTCTTGGGATAGAGCAGCAGGTGGCAGGGCCGACCTGCACCATGATGCTTGCCGATCAGGGCGCCGATGTAATAAAAATTGAACGTCCGGGAAGCGGAGATACGGCGCGCGAGATGGCGCCCATGCTCAAAAACGAAAAAGGTGATAAACAGAGCGGATATTTCGCGCGCTTCAACCGCGGTAAAAAGAGTGTCACCGTCGACATGCAGTCTCCGGAAGGACAGGCCGTGTTATGGGACCTTATAAAAGATACAGAGATAATCATCGAAAATGTAAAGCCCGGCCTTATGGACAAACTTGGCTTCACCTATGAAAAGATCAAAGAAATAAACCCAGGCGTCATCTATGTCGCAATAAGCGGCTTTGGACGTTCGAAAAAATATGAGGGGCCATACGCAAAACGTCTTGCCTATGACATCATCGCGCAGGCTATGGCGGGGCTGATGCACACCTGCGGCGGCGACGCGGAGGGACCTCCGACATGGCTCGGCTTTGCGCTTGGAGACTCCGGCACCGGCGTATACGCGGCCTACGCGGCGATGCTTGGCTACATCAACAAACTTCGTACGGGACGCGGCGAATACTTTGATGTATCTATGTACGACTGCATGGTGGCGCTCGCCGAGCGTTCGCACAACGTCCACGCCTTTACCGGAAACGTGGTGACGCGCGGCCCTGACAAGCTCATCGCTCCATGGGGGCCCTTTAAATGCAAGGACGGCTATGTGGCGATAATTGTTCCGACGGAATCTATGTGGAAGAAATTTCTTACGGCGATAGGGCACACGGAGCTGCTGGAGAACCCCGATATCCAGTCTGGCCCAGGGCGAGGCGCATATATGGAGACGCTGATACGTCCCGTCATCAACGAATGGCTTTCTGATAAATCCAAAGTAGAAGCCTGTGAAATATTTATGGAGCAGGGACTTCCATGTGGGCCTGTGCAAAATTCCAAAGACGTTGCTAATGACGAACACACAAAGAAACGCCAGATGCTGGTGAAAATTCCCGACCCAATCGTCGGAGAACTAACAGTAGTGGGATGCCCGATAAAAATGGAAGAGCACGAAGCGGCATACAGCTCGCTCCCAAACCTTGGAGCGGATACGGACGACGTGTTGGGAAGCATCGGTTATTCCAAAGAAAAGATAGCCGACCTGCACGCCAGAGGCGTCATTTAG
- a CDS encoding cobalamin B12-binding domain-containing protein gives MVKVLISKPGLDGHDRGAKVVARAFEEAGAEVVYTGLQATPEEIAETAVREKVDVVGVSLLSGAHNTLMPRVIDCVKEKEGMQDTVFILGGIIPQQDIPALLEKGVHGVFGPGTPLDAVTDFAFEQVALVKAEQLAEAALADMTNKSSNI, from the coding sequence ATGGTAAAAGTCTTGATTTCAAAACCTGGACTGGACGGGCACGACAGGGGCGCTAAGGTCGTAGCGCGCGCCTTTGAGGAGGCGGGAGCCGAAGTTGTCTACACGGGGCTTCAGGCGACGCCGGAGGAGATAGCGGAGACGGCGGTTCGTGAAAAGGTCGATGTGGTTGGCGTGAGCCTGCTTTCCGGAGCGCATAACACCCTGATGCCCAGAGTTATCGACTGCGTAAAAGAAAAAGAGGGAATGCAGGATACCGTTTTTATCTTGGGAGGCATCATCCCTCAGCAGGACATTCCAGCGCTGCTTGAAAAGGGCGTGCACGGTGTTTTCGGCCCCGGTACGCCGCTAGATGCGGTGACTGATTTTGCCTTTGAGCAGGTGGCGCTTGTGAAAGCGGAGCAGCTCGCTGAAGCCGCGCTTGCCGACATGACAAATAAATCATCGAATATATAA
- a CDS encoding methylmalonyl-CoA mutase family protein, with the protein MAEERKHTTLSGYELKNVYTAEDLNGEHMKDKLGEPGHYPFTRGIRENMYRDSLWTMGLYSGFASAEEANERFRYLIEQGQTGFSVALDLPTQMGYDSDDAMSDGEVGKVGVAIDSLADVEALFKGIPFEKVRQIRTTANANSIIMLAFYVAFAKKNKIDPNTIGFFLQNDILKEYMCRGAYIFPPAAGVKLSVDVLEYCGKHLPKWTPIAVSGYHIREAGATAAQEIAFTVADMTAYFDAAVARGVDIVSATSNSYFFLGAQMDFLEEVAKFRAARRVFAKIMKERYGVTDEEPQRLKIFAYTNGSAMTAEQPMNNIIRVTIETMAAIAGGIQTLATSSYDEALSLPTQEAVTISLRTQQIVGYESGITETVDPLGGSYAIEALTNRIEKDIWSLLAEIEAKGGAVKCIEEGFQQKLLAANAYKYQKSVDDGARTVVGVNRFKDEQPIECAAFSVSEEVAVKQKAKLAKLKKKRDNDRVQRALNAIKTAAEKNENLGEYMIEAAEAYATLGEICGVLKSVYGKYSPMKIY; encoded by the coding sequence ATGGCAGAAGAGAGGAAACACACAACTTTATCGGGTTACGAGCTCAAAAATGTCTATACGGCGGAGGATCTGAACGGAGAGCACATGAAGGATAAGCTGGGCGAGCCTGGACATTATCCGTTCACGCGCGGCATACGCGAAAATATGTACCGTGACTCCCTTTGGACGATGGGGCTGTATTCAGGTTTTGCCTCCGCTGAAGAGGCGAACGAGCGCTTCCGTTATCTGATAGAACAGGGACAGACAGGTTTTTCCGTGGCGTTGGACCTTCCGACGCAGATGGGCTACGACTCGGATGACGCAATGTCCGATGGCGAAGTCGGCAAGGTAGGCGTGGCGATAGACTCGCTTGCAGACGTTGAAGCGCTTTTTAAGGGTATTCCATTTGAGAAAGTTCGTCAGATACGCACAACGGCCAACGCAAACTCAATAATAATGCTTGCGTTTTACGTTGCCTTTGCCAAGAAAAACAAAATAGACCCAAACACGATAGGTTTCTTCCTCCAGAACGACATACTGAAGGAATATATGTGCCGCGGGGCGTATATTTTTCCGCCCGCTGCCGGAGTAAAGCTCTCTGTAGACGTGCTGGAGTACTGTGGGAAACATCTGCCCAAATGGACGCCGATAGCCGTCTCCGGCTACCACATCCGCGAAGCTGGCGCCACCGCGGCGCAGGAGATAGCGTTTACTGTGGCAGACATGACGGCCTATTTTGACGCCGCCGTGGCACGCGGGGTGGACATCGTTTCTGCCACCAGCAACAGTTATTTCTTCCTTGGCGCGCAGATGGATTTTCTTGAGGAGGTCGCTAAATTTCGCGCCGCTCGCAGAGTATTTGCAAAAATAATGAAAGAACGTTACGGAGTGACGGACGAAGAGCCTCAGCGTCTGAAAATATTCGCCTATACGAACGGTTCCGCGATGACCGCAGAACAGCCTATGAACAACATCATTCGCGTGACGATAGAAACGATGGCGGCAATCGCCGGTGGCATCCAAACGTTGGCTACATCTTCTTACGACGAGGCGCTGTCCCTTCCGACGCAGGAGGCTGTAACGATTTCGCTGCGTACACAGCAGATAGTTGGCTACGAATCGGGCATCACAGAGACGGTCGACCCTTTGGGAGGCTCATACGCGATAGAAGCTCTTACCAACCGGATAGAAAAAGATATATGGAGCCTGCTTGCTGAGATAGAGGCAAAGGGCGGGGCTGTGAAATGTATAGAAGAGGGCTTCCAGCAAAAGCTGCTTGCGGCCAACGCATATAAATATCAGAAGAGCGTAGACGACGGCGCGCGCACTGTGGTCGGCGTAAACCGGTTCAAAGACGAACAGCCAATCGAATGCGCGGCGTTCTCTGTCTCTGAAGAGGTTGCCGTGAAGCAGAAGGCGAAGCTGGCAAAACTAAAGAAAAAACGTGACAACGATCGTGTCCAAAGAGCGCTTAATGCAATAAAAACTGCCGCTGAAAAGAATGAAAACCTTGGCGAATACATGATCGAGGCCGCGGAGGCCTACGCCACGCTCGGAGAGATTTGCGGCGTACTTAAAAGCGTCTACGGTAAATATTCGCCGATGAAGATCTATTAA
- a CDS encoding CoA-transferase — MKNVSKVISSFAVISLIRDNMTIGIGGFGGFSAPDEILLELAKSYSVSQSPRNLHVVSGIAPGDLTENGYGLSIIKAPGIISSIYAAYVGMSPAIGRAVINEEIAAYTIPLGVYGELLRAITAKKSGVITTVGLRTYCDPRLDGCRVNKAAHDSGREVVSLIDIDGKEYLHYKSFHIDMCIIRGTYADEFGNVSLEEEAIYSEQAAMAAAVHNGGGVVIVQVKGIFKRGGLDPRRVAIPGALVDHIVLAKPENHLQSYGGSPFRPELIGEVRTQLEMIDPMPLSVRKICGRRASCEVKARGLVNLGFGMPDSVASVINEEGLSHHVTFSVDTGVYGGVPVSGVGLGASVNPDAILPITDNFDIYDGGALDAAFLGMGEVDEEGNVNVSKFGSRCTGPGGFINITQGTRKVCFMGTFTTGKTDFGINDGRLEIREDGPGVKFIKRVGQVTFSARYARERGQEIIYITERAVFRLADCGGLELTEIAPGVDLKKDILEKMEFTPLISPQLKLMDAGLFRPQKMKMRLVEE, encoded by the coding sequence GTGAAAAACGTGAGCAAAGTTATTTCGTCGTTCGCAGTTATATCACTAATTAGAGATAATATGACGATCGGTATCGGTGGTTTTGGAGGTTTTTCCGCTCCTGACGAAATACTGCTCGAACTTGCGAAATCATATTCTGTTTCTCAAAGCCCTAGGAATTTACACGTCGTCTCCGGCATTGCCCCGGGCGACCTCACTGAAAATGGATATGGATTGAGTATCATAAAGGCACCCGGCATTATTTCTTCTATATATGCGGCGTACGTAGGCATGTCTCCAGCAATCGGACGCGCCGTAATCAACGAAGAGATAGCAGCTTATACGATCCCGTTAGGCGTTTACGGAGAGCTTCTTCGTGCAATCACGGCGAAAAAAAGCGGCGTCATTACGACAGTTGGCTTGCGGACGTACTGCGACCCAAGGCTTGATGGCTGCCGTGTCAATAAAGCGGCGCACGACTCAGGCCGCGAGGTTGTCTCCCTTATAGACATAGATGGCAAAGAATATCTGCACTATAAGAGTTTTCACATAGACATGTGCATCATAAGAGGAACCTATGCGGATGAATTTGGAAATGTATCGCTTGAAGAAGAGGCTATATACAGCGAACAGGCGGCAATGGCGGCGGCTGTGCATAACGGCGGAGGCGTCGTCATTGTTCAGGTCAAGGGAATATTTAAACGCGGAGGTCTGGACCCGCGCCGTGTAGCGATCCCGGGAGCGCTGGTCGATCATATCGTTCTCGCAAAGCCTGAGAATCATTTGCAGTCTTACGGCGGTTCGCCTTTTCGGCCTGAGCTGATTGGCGAAGTAAGGACGCAGCTTGAGATGATAGACCCAATGCCTCTTTCGGTGCGGAAGATATGCGGCAGGCGGGCTTCGTGCGAGGTAAAGGCCCGCGGTCTTGTAAACCTTGGGTTTGGAATGCCAGACAGCGTGGCCAGCGTCATTAATGAAGAGGGTCTGAGCCATCATGTCACTTTTTCTGTTGATACCGGCGTTTACGGAGGAGTGCCTGTCAGCGGCGTGGGACTTGGCGCATCGGTCAATCCCGATGCAATTCTTCCGATTACGGATAATTTTGATATCTATGACGGAGGTGCGCTTGATGCCGCTTTTCTTGGTATGGGCGAGGTAGACGAGGAAGGCAATGTCAACGTATCGAAATTTGGCTCTCGCTGCACAGGGCCTGGTGGTTTCATAAATATCACGCAGGGGACGCGCAAGGTTTGTTTTATGGGTACATTCACAACTGGAAAAACTGATTTTGGGATCAATGACGGCAGGCTTGAAATCAGAGAGGACGGCCCGGGCGTCAAATTTATAAAAAGAGTCGGACAGGTCACATTCTCAGCGCGGTACGCAAGGGAGCGCGGGCAGGAGATCATTTATATAACCGAACGCGCGGTCTTTCGACTCGCCGATTGCGGCGGACTGGAACTTACAGAGATAGCTCCAGGCGTTGATTTGAAAAAAGACATTCTTGAAAAAATGGAATTTACGCCGCTTATTTCACCGCAGCTTAAGTTGATGGATGCGGGGCTATTTCGTCCACAGAAAATGAAGATGCGTCTCGTTGAAGAATGA
- a CDS encoding 2-keto-3-deoxygluconate permease, whose protein sequence is MDILGKVNKVPGGIMIVPMIITALINTFVPAALKIGGPTSAAFSGVGAMTTIGMLLFVAGSQTKYSDLGAVCARGGLLVLVRLAVAFTGAWLTLKFFGIGGIWGASALAITIALASCNPGVYAGLMQSYGDNVDKAAMGVLNLIAVPATPLVILGMADGTGFDYMSVVASLVPFVLGMVLANSDEKVRKLFSTATPVVLFFLGCCLGASINLKALSQAGAANVVLVILIVCVFLPIMIAADKLILKRPGYAAVAATCLGGLSVVAPRIIGERLPQYQPYVESATAQMAVTLVFCIFVFPYITKFVVGKFSGVQPIGKSN, encoded by the coding sequence ATGGATATTCTAGGTAAAGTTAATAAAGTTCCGGGCGGAATAATGATAGTTCCAATGATCATCACCGCTCTAATCAACACCTTTGTCCCAGCGGCTCTTAAGATAGGCGGGCCGACCAGCGCGGCTTTCAGCGGCGTAGGGGCTATGACTACGATCGGAATGCTGTTGTTTGTCGCGGGCAGCCAGACTAAATACAGCGACCTTGGCGCTGTTTGTGCGCGCGGCGGTTTGTTGGTGTTGGTGCGTCTCGCGGTGGCCTTTACGGGGGCTTGGCTTACACTGAAATTTTTTGGTATTGGAGGTATCTGGGGCGCGTCAGCCCTTGCAATAACTATCGCTCTGGCAAGCTGCAATCCGGGTGTTTATGCAGGATTGATGCAGTCGTACGGAGATAATGTCGATAAAGCTGCAATGGGCGTTCTCAACCTGATCGCAGTTCCCGCCACCCCGCTTGTTATATTGGGCATGGCCGACGGCACCGGATTTGACTATATGAGCGTGGTCGCGTCGCTCGTTCCCTTTGTCCTTGGCATGGTGCTTGCGAATTCCGACGAGAAAGTGCGCAAGCTCTTTTCTACGGCGACGCCGGTAGTCCTATTTTTCCTGGGCTGCTGCCTTGGCGCCAGCATCAACCTCAAGGCGTTGTCTCAGGCGGGAGCCGCCAACGTGGTGCTTGTCATCCTTATCGTCTGCGTTTTCCTGCCCATAATGATTGCGGCGGACAAACTCATTTTAAAACGGCCTGGGTACGCCGCGGTGGCCGCCACCTGTTTGGGCGGTCTGTCTGTAGTGGCTCCGCGTATCATTGGAGAACGGCTGCCGCAGTATCAACCGTATGTAGAATCTGCTACAGCTCAGATGGCGGTAACGCTGGTCTTCTGCATCTTCGTTTTCCCTTACATCACAAAATTTGTAGTCGGTAAATTCAGCGGCGTGCAGCCGATAGGAAAAAGCAATTAA
- a CDS encoding NADH:flavin oxidoreductase, with the protein MKILEPVKFRNLELKNRLVWLPAVSCLADEVGFVTDPLIERHVARAKGGFGLIDVEACGVLDRKSPNLLRICDDKFIPGLKEMTDAVHAEGCKMTVQLIHYVKQSVRTGWKQPVEELSYEEIETCKQEFIDSTVRARKAGFDGVELHVAHGYTLSSFISLLNKRTDKYGRDTEGRCRIVTEIMEGIRKEVGDDYCVGCRISGEEFVAGGNTLKQTTEISQIFARSGMDFISVSAGGKTEDGPWYTGYSGSRCMATANLPYGCHVYLSAGIKEALREIGSEIPVVVSGKVRDLTHGEEIFEAGKADLIGVCRPALADPEWITKQIEGREKEIVKCIYCNGCLVRDQKHEPVNCVIADKIAERKAVAQH; encoded by the coding sequence ATGAAAATCTTAGAACCTGTCAAATTTAGAAATCTTGAACTCAAAAACCGTCTGGTGTGGCTTCCCGCCGTAAGCTGTCTTGCCGACGAAGTCGGTTTTGTCACAGATCCTCTTATCGAACGTCACGTAGCGCGCGCCAAGGGCGGCTTCGGCCTCATAGATGTAGAGGCCTGCGGCGTACTTGACCGCAAAAGCCCAAACCTGCTGCGCATCTGCGATGACAAGTTCATCCCTGGACTCAAAGAGATGACGGACGCCGTCCATGCCGAAGGCTGCAAAATGACGGTCCAGCTCATCCATTATGTGAAGCAGTCTGTTCGCACCGGATGGAAACAGCCAGTGGAAGAACTCTCCTACGAAGAGATTGAGACTTGCAAACAGGAGTTTATCGACAGCACCGTAAGAGCGAGAAAGGCTGGATTCGACGGCGTCGAGCTGCATGTGGCGCATGGTTATACTCTCTCCTCCTTCATCTCCCTGCTCAATAAGCGTACCGATAAGTATGGCCGCGATACAGAGGGCCGTTGCCGCATCGTCACTGAAATCATGGAGGGTATCCGCAAAGAGGTGGGCGACGACTACTGCGTCGGCTGCCGCATATCTGGCGAAGAATTTGTCGCAGGCGGCAACACGCTGAAGCAGACGACGGAAATTTCGCAGATATTCGCGCGTTCCGGTATGGACTTCATCAGCGTGTCGGCTGGCGGCAAGACCGAAGACGGCCCTTGGTATACGGGATACAGCGGCAGCCGCTGCATGGCGACGGCCAACCTGCCCTATGGCTGTCACGTCTACCTCTCAGCCGGCATCAAAGAAGCGCTGCGCGAAATTGGTTCCGAAATTCCCGTCGTTGTCTCCGGCAAGGTCAGGGATCTTACGCACGGTGAAGAGATATTTGAAGCAGGCAAGGCCGACCTCATCGGCGTATGCCGCCCCGCGCTCGCCGACCCCGAATGGATAACGAAGCAGATCGAGGGACGCGAAAAAGAGATCGTTAAATGTATCTATTGTAACGGCTGCTTGGTGCGAGACCAGAAGCATGAGCCGGTCAACTGCGTGATAGCGGATAAGATCGCAGAGCGTAAAGCCGTCGCACAGCATTAA